The Lycium barbarum isolate Lr01 chromosome 12, ASM1917538v2, whole genome shotgun sequence genome includes a region encoding these proteins:
- the LOC132624154 gene encoding uncharacterized protein LOC132624154: MSDPRRPDQGSSNKATLNELTLAVRGMGMDVIGPIEPPASNGYRFILVAIDYFIKWVEATSHKSVTKKVMADFVKNNFICPFGVPESIITDNGANLNSDLMKDICEQFKITYRNSTAYQPQMNGAVEAANKNIKRILRKMIDNYKNWHEQLLYTLLGYKTTTRTSTGATPYLLVYGTKAVIPTEVEIP; this comes from the coding sequence atgtcaGATCCACGAAGACCTGATCAAGGTTCCTCCAATAAAGCTACACTCAATGAGCTCACCTTGGCCGTTCGTGGCATGGGGATGGACGTCATCGGACCCATCGAGCCACCGGCATCCAACGGATATCGTTTCATTCTAGTCGCCATCGACTATTTCATTAAATGGGTAGAAGCCACCTCTCACAAGTCAGTAACCAAAAAGGTCATGGCAGACTTTGTGAAGAACAACTTCATATGCCCTTTCGGTGTGCCAGAGTCCATCATTAcggataatggagctaatctgaATAGTGATCTAATGAAAGACATTTGCGAACAATTCAAGATAACTTATCGGAACTCTACTGCCTATcagccacagatgaatggagccgtagaggctgccaacaagaacatcaagagAATCCTTCGGAAAATGATTGACAACTACAAAAATTGGCATGAGCAGTTGCTTTACACTTTGTTGGGATACAAAACTACAACTCGAACATCTACCGGAGCAACTCCATACTTGCTTGTTTACGGTACCAAAGCAGTTATACCCACAGAGGTGGAAATTCCCTAG